The Caldisericum exile AZM16c01 region TTATTTTTCTTTGGACAGGTAATTTCTGTTATTGGGACATGGATGCAATCAACAGCACAAAGTTGGCTTGTTTTACAGATTACAAATTCTCCTTTTAAACTTGGACTTCTTTCTGCTGTGCAATTTCTTCCTGCCCTATTCTTATCACTTTATGCAGGCGTTATAATCGACAAGTTTTCTAAGAAGAAAATCCTCATATTCACACAGAGTTCATTAGCACTACTTGCCTTTGTATTAGGCCTTCTTGTTACATTAAAGGTTGTTCAATACTATCAAATTTTAATAATTGCATTTTTGTCAGGACTTGTAAACACAATAGATATGCCTGCAAGACAGTCATTTTATATAGAACTTGTAGATAAAGAGCACTTAATGAATGCAATTTCATTGAATTCGTCTGCCTTTAACCTTGCAAGAATTTTAGGACCTGGGATTTCTGGGGTACTTATTGCAGCAGTTGGATATTCGTGGAGTTTTTATCTCAATGCTATAAGTTTTATCCCTGTTATTGTTGCAATTTTCTTCATTATTGAGCGCACAAAAAGGCCTGGTAGATTTAGTCTTAGAGACCTTGAGAATGTTAACAAAGATGCGGTAGAAGGCGTAAAATATATTCTTAAAATCCCAATAATTCTTATCATATTTGCTCTTTTTATCGTTGTTAACATCTTTGGACTTAATTTTAATGTACTTGTTCCAACGCTTGTAAAACAGGTTTTTAAATTGAAATCGACAGATTACGGTTTCCTCATGTCGATGATGGGTGTTGGTGCTCTAACAGGGTCTCTTTTCCTTGCGGTTATAAGTTATAAAGGAGTAAAACATTTCTATTTGTTTGGTGGC contains the following coding sequences:
- a CDS encoding MFS transporter: METYENRNTFNRIRNRFFLHFPSFKYRNFRLFFFGQVISVIGTWMQSTAQSWLVLQITNSPFKLGLLSAVQFLPALFLSLYAGVIIDKFSKKKILIFTQSSLALLAFVLGLLVTLKVVQYYQILIIAFLSGLVNTIDMPARQSFYIELVDKEHLMNAISLNSSAFNLARILGPGISGVLIAAVGYSWSFYLNAISFIPVIVAIFFIIERTKRPGRFSLRDLENVNKDAVEGVKYILKIPIILIIFALFIVVNIFGLNFNVLVPTLVKQVFKLKSTDYGFLMSMMGVGALTGSLFLAVISYKGVKHFYLFGGAFLLGLTLLLTGLFPNYYLVIALTTFSGFSMVLFLNTANTLLQMESSEKFRGRVMSIYSLIFLGFTPFGALLTGTLSEKISVQFTYSFIGIIVILTTFIVYFVGYRKVFGREGLHIRRVSGSYEGNFPKK